TTTGTGTTAAACATGAAGGAAGACGATGTATTAGATTTTGCTAAAGCACTAGTCAATGCAAAACGAAATTTAGGTTATTGTACAGTGTGTGGACATATTACCGATTCGGATCCTTGTTATATTTGTGAGGATGAGCAACGTGATCGGACTGCGATCTGTGTTGTTCAAGACCCAAAAGATGTAATAGCGATGGAAAAAATGAAAGAATATAATGGTTTATACCATGTGTTGCACGGTGCAATTTCGCCTATGGATGGAATAGGCCCTGAGGATATTAATGTCCCAGACCTTTTAAAAAGACTTCAAGATGAAACGGTAAGTGAAGTAATTTTAGCAACAAACCCGAATAT
The Oikeobacillus pervagus DNA segment above includes these coding regions:
- the recR gene encoding recombination mediator RecR encodes the protein MHYPEPITKLIDSFMKLPGIGPKTAARLAFFVLNMKEDDVLDFAKALVNAKRNLGYCTVCGHITDSDPCYICEDEQRDRTAICVVQDPKDVIAMEKMKEYNGLYHVLHGAISPMDGIGPEDINVPDLLKRLQDETVSEVILATNPNIEGEATAMYISRLLKPSGIKITRIAHGLPVGGDLEYADEVTLSKALEGRREL